The Tubulanus polymorphus chromosome 6, tnTubPoly1.2, whole genome shotgun sequence genome includes a region encoding these proteins:
- the LOC141907204 gene encoding protein timeless homolog — MVMNVELQATCSALGYLDPDDNRYVKEPDCIETVKDLIRFLKHEEDCDVRRQLGNAQIVRNDFIPLLKEYHSETALFDIILRLLVNLTQPAILCFHNQIPDEKSMRNFYLEVQEHLCSYKEAFADENLFAILSTKLGDLLKLDWENRQEEDRLIIERTLIIIRNILHVPPHPRDEKRTDDDASVHDQVLWALHMSGMEDLLLYIASSPDEKQFSMHALEIISLMFREQTANQLAHAGATRSLTEKEKDEQELIRIREHEKIQKKQNIMKYSTRHSRFGGTYVVSNMKSITNNNLIYHRSLGDANKISFDQGKRAKKKASNRKPIMDTENSRRSTLSIRLFLKEFCIQFLENCYNPLMASVKDTLRHNNQQENDETYYLWSLRFFMEFSRLYDFKVDVISETISVSTFHYIHMQMTRYHDMITTEKKDAITWSKRLHLGLRAYKELFLTLQAMDCSNDENLIESAKVIKSNVFYMIEYREIFPMLLKSFNQSRQSRGFLKDLIETTHVFLRMLEKYIGINKHVMVQKKQRNVRKKKQKQNNQASGAVVRPPQYSEEELEEMWDNVSDELSAILQGRGDVPADVTPFDAASEQDMEQQKMQAIIRIQDCLRNQEAGMAIALLRAAREVWPENDVFGAAEVSPENEFMCLREFFMQELQRPEQEPEVTMEIIPPELEDDDEEDEQARNAATGNAEQEFDFKEFVTKFSNPNILKPYVLLLSEYKKNSLQTNHQIVRMLHRIAVDCKMVALLFQLSLFRVFHSVLNGATKSYKELVTFAQYVLRKFFEIAEKNKKVFMELLFWKNVRDAVELTEGYGSYQSEATRVKQLWTEEQDAELLHLYDEFKDREEDDKDVVDIIMDNLIDKRKTRRQVIIALVRLELIGSARELRKKKSRGDGGARNRGWREEQEVELRELFERYRESDDPLGDIVGNLSDKRSKKKVMEKLLEMGIVGDRKELYKKRKRSGGGGSRRANDRNDRSDSEDDENREPLDNMEPNAERATSPDDQLDDANDSLLSTASSSSSESEGEDGAPSNKSPVSSLLKKVIDAGLQAQVTWLKGLLESTAEDRQNGPSEPVPIVPITEEHYDALESKQFQNLMKKLGIRPPANEQESFWRIPANLVPEVLRGHASWLDPNFQGVPKSKVRSTNRFAALKSLAKKKRNEVKEKEESHKKKPQSPSSGKTSPKRQNDPKRQNNKKSAEQVAEDINDSDSNAAVEDLESSLPGPTQQLSSDSDSDDDVPLNSVRRNAKKSRIKKKTFSSDSENSDEDDKLVIDTSQMSTNKRSRVQTADSSLPPSKRSRVLSDDETDATPAAEPPGTLNPDEFTLEVEGAPETQPIASESFPATQMTQDLDSNDSDINDHMPLKRVMRRQQIESDSSDDN, encoded by the exons ATGGTGATGAATGTTGAGTTGCAGGCAACCTGCAGTGCCCTTGGGTATCTCGATCCAGATGACAACAGATATGTGAAGGAACCTGATTGTATAG AAACGGTGAAAGACTTGATACGATTCTTGAAGCATGAAGAAGATTGTGACGTTCGTCGACAGCTTGGAAACGCTCAAATTGTTCGCAATGATTTTATACCTCTGCTCAAAGAATATCATTCAGAAACGGCCTTGTTTGATATCATTCTCAG GTTACTGGTGAATTTGACTCAGCCGGCGATACTGTgttttcataatcaaattcccGATGAGAAATCGATGCGTAATTTCTACCTGGAAGTTCAAGAACATTTGTGCTCGTATAAAGAAGCGTTCGCCGATGAAAATCTGTTTGCTATTTTGTCGACTAAACTCGGCgatttactaaagctg GATTGGGAAAATCGCCAAGAAGAAGATCGTCTGATAATCGAACGTACGTTGATCATAATCCGTAACATACTGCACGTACCTCCGCATCCGCGAGACGAGAAACGTACGGACGATGACGCCAGCGTTCACGATCAGGTTCTCTGGGCGTTGCATATGAGCGGAATGGAAGACTTGCTGTTGTACATCGCCAGCTCCCCGGACGAGAAGCAGTTCTCGATGCACGCGCTCGAAATTATATCTCTGATGTTTCGCGAGCAGACGGCGAATCAGTTGGCGCACGCCGGCGCCACGAGATCGCTgaccgaaaaagaaaaagatgaaca AGAATTGATCAGAATAAGAGAACATgagaaaatacagaaaaaacaaaacatcatGAAATATAGTACAAG ACATTCTCGATTCGGAGGCACGTACGTCGTTTCgaatatgaaatcaatcaCGAACAACAATCTGATTTATCATCGCAGTCTCGGCGACGCGAACAAAATCTCGTTCGACCAAGGGAAACGCGCGAAGAAAAAAGCTAGCAATCGCAAGCCAATTATGGATACGGAGAATTCGCGTCGTTCCACGTTGAGCATTCGTTTATTCCTGAAAGAGTTCTGTATTCAGTTTCTTGAAAATTGTTACAATCCTCTGATGGCATCAGTTAAG GATACACTGAGacataataatcaacaggAAAACGATGAAACCTATTACCTGTGGTCGTTGAGATTTTTCATGGAGTTTTCGAGACTCTACGATTTCAAAGTCGATGTCATCAG TGAAACGATATCAGTTTCGACGTTTCATTATATTCACATGCAGATGACTCGATACCATGACATGATTACCACGGAAAAGAAAGATGCTATTACTTGGTCAAAACG ATTGCATCTTGGTTTGCGAGCGTATAAAGAACTGTTTCTCACGCTGCAAGCTATGGATTGTTCCAACGATGAGAATTTGATCGAAAGCGCCAAAGTCATTAAGAGCAATGTTTTCTACATGATCGAATACAGGGAGATCTTTCCGATGTTGTTGAAAAGTTTCAACCAATCTCGACAGTCAAG GGGTTTTTTGAAAGATTTGATTGAAACAACTCACGTATTCCTGAGAATGTTGGAAAAGTATATTGGCATAAACAAACACGTAATGGTTCAGAAAAAACAGCGGAATGTgcgaaaaaagaaacaaaaacagaacaatCAAG CATCTGGAGCTGttgttcgtccacctcaataTTCTGAGGAAGAACTTGAAGAGATGTGGGATAACGTGTCAGATGAACTATCCGCGATATTACAAGGACGTGGTGACGTGCCTGCGGATGTGACTCCATTCGATGCAGCCTCTGAGCAAGACATGGAACAACAGAA AATGCAAGCTATAATTCGTATACAGGATTGTTTACGCAATCAGGAAGCCGGAATGGCTATTGCTCTATTACGAGCTGCCAG AGAGGTTTGGCCAGAGAATGATGTATTTGGAGCTGCAGAAGTGTCtccagaaaatgaattcatgtgTCTGCGCGAGTTTTTCATGCAAGAACTTCAGCGCCCAGAACAAG AACCAGAAGTTACCATGGAAATAATTCCTCCCGAActagaagatgatgatgaag AGGATGAACAGGCGAGAAATGCTGCGACTGGTAATGCTGAACAAGAATttgatttcaaagaatttgtaACCAA ATTTTCGAATCCGAATATTCTCAAACCGTACGTACTGTTGCTGTCCGAGTATAAGAAAAACTCACTGCAGACGAATCACCAGATAGTCAGGATGTTGCATCGTATTGCCGTTGATTGCAAAATGGTGGCATTACTCTTTCAACTTTCTCTGTTTCGCGTGTTCCATAGCGTTCTCAATGGAGCCACCAAATCATATAAG GAGCTGGTAACATTTGCTCAATACGTTTTGCGTAAGTTCTTCGAAATTGCTGAAAAGAATAAGAAGGTTTTCATGGAATTGCTGTTCTGGAAGAATGTCAGAGATGCGGTTGAATTAACAGAAGGATACGGAAGTTATCAGTCGGA GGCTACACGAGTTAAACAGTTGTGGACTGAAGAACAAGATGCAGAATTGCTGCATCTCTACGACGAATTCAAGGATAGAGAGGAAG ATGATAAAGATGTTGTGGATATCATAATGGATAATTTGATCGATAAACGAAAAACCCGGCGTCAAGTGATCATAGCCTTGGTTCGTTTAGAACTAATCGGCAGTGCGAGGGAACTTCGTAAAAAGAAAAGCAGAGGAGACGGAGG CGCGAGGAATCGCGGTTGGCGAGAAGAACAAGAAGTTGAATTGCGCGAGTTGTTCGAAAGGTATCGCGAGTCGGATGATCCGTTGGGGGATATAGTTGGTAATCTATCCGATAAACGCTCGAAGAAAAAAGTCATGGAAAAGCTTCTGGAGATGGGCATCGTCGGCGATCGCAAGGAATTGTATAAAAAGCGTAAACGCAGCGGTGGTGGTGGATCTAGACGAGCGAATGACCGAAATGACCGCAGTGACAGTGAGGACGATGAGAATAGAG AACCCCTAGATAATATGGAGCCCAACGCTGAAAGAGCCACCTCTCCTGATGATCAGTTGGATGATGCAAATGATTCCTTATTATCGACCGcaagcagcagcagtagtgaGAGTGAGGGTGAGGATGGCGCTCCTTCAAACAAAAGTCCTGTCAGTAGTTTGCTGAAAAAGGTCATTGATGCAG GTCTTCAAGCTCAGGTGACATGGCTGAAAGGTCTTTTAGAATCTACGGCGGAAGATCGTCAGAATGGTCCTAGTGAACCAGTGCCTATAGTTCCAATCACCGAGGAGCACTACGATGCTTTAGAGagtaaacaatttcaaaatttgatgaaaaagcTTGGTATTAGGCCCCCTGCAAATGAACAG gAAAGTTTTTGGAGAATACCGGCTAACCTGGTTCCAGAGGTACTTCGAGGCCACGCAAGCTGGTTGGATCCGAATTTCCAAGGAGTACCGAAATCGAAAGTCAGATCCACGAACCGTTTTGCCGCGTTGAAAAGTCTAGCGAAAAAGAAACGAAATGAGgtgaaagaaaaagaagaatctCATAAGAAGAAACCGCAGTCGCCTTCAAGTGGAAAGACATCACCAAAAAGGCAAAATGACCctaaaagacaaaataataaGAAAAG CGCTGAACAAGTAGCAGAAGATATCAATGATTCGGATTCCAATGCTGCAGTTGAAGATTTGGAAAGCTCTTTGCCTGGTCCGACTCAACAACTCAGCTCTGATAGCGATAGTGATGATGATGTACCATTGAATAGCGTTCGACGTAATGCAAAGAAAAGCCGCATCAAAAAGAAAACGTTCTCGAGCGATTCGGAAAATAG cgatgaagatgataaactgGTGATTGATACGAGTCAAATGTCCACCAATAAACGATCACGCGTTCAAACTGCTGATAGTTCACTGCCTCCGAGTAAACGTAGTAGAGTTTTATCCGATGATGAAACTGATGCAACACCAGCAGCAGAGCCACCTGGCACCCTGAATCCGGATGAATTTACTCTTGAAGTTGAAGGCGCTCCCGAAACTCAACCGATAG CGAGTGAATCGTTCCCGGCGACTCAAATGACTCAGGACTTGGATTCCAATGACTCTGACATCAACGATCATATGCCACTGAAACGCGTGATGCGTCGTCAGCAAATAGAAAGTGATTCTTCGGATGACAATTAG
- the LOC141906859 gene encoding charged multivesicular body protein 5-like, which produces MNRIFGRGKPKQPPPNLNDCIAGIDSRGESIQKKIANLDKELIKYKDQMKKMRDGPSKNMVKQKAMRVLKQKKMYEGQYEQLSNQSFNLEQANFGLQTVKDTKTTVDAMALGVKQYKKEFKNINIDKIEDLQDDLGDMTEQANEMQDILGREYGMPDIDDADLDAELDALGDEIGLDEDSSFLDEAMNAPSAPTSVPGADSMAASSKDGVPVDEFGLPQIANPQ; this is translated from the exons ATGAATCGCATTTTTGGTCGCGGCAAACCCAAACAACCCCCTCCAAATCTCAATGATTGTATAGCAGGT ATTGACAGTCGGGGTGAATCGATTCAAAAGAAAATCGCAAATTTAGACAAGGAActaattaaatataaagacCAGATGAAAAAGATGCGAGATGGCCCTTCGAAG AATATGGTTAAACAGAAAGCAATGAGAGttctgaaacaaaaaaagat GTATGAAGGTCAGTATGAGCAATTATCTAACCAGTCCTTCAATTTGGAACAAGCAAACTTCGGCCTTCAGACAGTGAAAGACACAAAAACTACc GTCGATGCTATGGCGTTGGGCGTGAAacaatacaaaaaggaattcaaaaatattaatattgatAAAATTGAA GATCTGCAGGATGATTTAGGAGACATGACCGAACAGGCCAACGAAATGCAAGATATATTAGGTCGGGAATATGGAATGCCTGATATCGACGACGCCGATTTGGACGCGGAATTAGATGCTCTCGGAGATGAAATCGGCCTCGACGAAGATTCTTCATTTTTGGATGAAGCGATGAATGCTCCGAGCGCTCCGACAAGTGTACCCGGAGCGGATAGCATGGCCGCTAGTAGTAAA gatgGAGTTCCTGTTGATGAATTTGGTTTACCGCAGATCGCTAATCCTCAGTAA
- the LOC141907004 gene encoding membrane progestin receptor gamma-like isoform X2, with translation MFGFPRSLYRTDQVPSVCRELFINSGYRSPHSSIKQCVMSLFEVTNETVNIWTHILPAFYFTWKIVKCWQSYDFVDDPYATPLFILLLSCWGYLMASSFAHIFSAMSVLSRHVCFFMDYASLSLYSFGSAVAYRTYCLPDGAYVANYGNYYLYAAVCNAILCTVFSCLSRYLKLSPLLTTCRMMSFLFPYIYDNIPIIYRLAFCHGEDLGCQSDGLRLHFGQYFFSLLAGLAYCSHLPERIRPGTFDFIGHSHQIFHVMGAIASYLQIKATMSDSAARKSFILKHDQTIPSSQWLFALTAFLSVVNVAIIVYFGVQMYLYSLHADHKDNLQLVDQLVDGDSDLENEDDDDEDDDNSNIKQKKSL, from the coding sequence atGTTCGGTTTTCCGCGTTCGCTCTACCGGACCGACCAAGTGCCGAGCGTGTGCCGCGAGTTGTTCATCAATTCCGGCTACCGTAGTCCGCACAGTTCGATCAAACAATGCGTGATGAGCTTGTTCGAGGTGACCAACGAAACGGTGAACATCTGGACGCACATTTTACCGGCTTTTTACTTCACGTGGAAGATCGTCAAGTGCTGGCAGTCGTACGATTTCGTCGACGACCCGTACGCGACGCCGCTGTTCATCTTACTGCTGTCGTGTTGGGGATACCTGATGGCCAGTTCGTTCGCGCACATATTCAGCGCCATGTCCGTTTTGTCGCGTCACGTTTGTTTTTTCATGGATTACGCGTCGTTGAGTTTGTACAGTTTCGGCTCGGCGGTCGCGTATCGCACGTACTGTCTACCGGACGGCGCGTACGTTGCGAACTACGGCAACTATTACCTATACGCGGCCGTATGTAACGCCATTCTGTGTACGGTGTTTTCGTGTTTATCGCGCTATCTCAAATTGTCGCCGCTGTTGACCACGTGTCGCATGATGTCGTTTTTGTTCCCGTACATTTACGACAACATCCCCATCATCTACCGCTTGGCTTTCTGTCACGGCGAAGATCTCGGCTGCCAAAGCGACGGCTTACGACTCCACTTCGGCCAGTACTTTTTTTCGTTACTGGCCGGCTTGGCTTACTGTTCGCATTTACCCGAGCGGATTCGACCGGGTACTTTCGATTTCATCGGACACAGTCATCAGATATTTCACGTTATGGGCGCGATCGCCAGCTATCTGCAGATTAAAGCGACCATGAGCGATTCGGCCGCTCGGAAGTCTTTCATTTTAAAACACGATCAAACGATTCCATCCAGTCAGTGGTTGTTTGCCTTGACGGCGTTCTTATCCGTCGTCAACGTCGCGATCATCGTCTACTTCGGGGTGCAAATGTACCTTTACAGTTTGCACGCCGACCACAAAGATAACCTACAACTAGTCGATCAGCTCGTCGACGGAGATAGCGATTTGGAAAATGAAGACGATGATGACgaagatgatgataattcCAACATAAAGCAAAAGAAAAGTCtgtga
- the LOC141907004 gene encoding membrane progestin receptor gamma-like isoform X1, which yields MFENRGRMKCRRAKIEKNMFGFPRSLYRTDQVPSVCRELFINSGYRSPHSSIKQCVMSLFEVTNETVNIWTHILPAFYFTWKIVKCWQSYDFVDDPYATPLFILLLSCWGYLMASSFAHIFSAMSVLSRHVCFFMDYASLSLYSFGSAVAYRTYCLPDGAYVANYGNYYLYAAVCNAILCTVFSCLSRYLKLSPLLTTCRMMSFLFPYIYDNIPIIYRLAFCHGEDLGCQSDGLRLHFGQYFFSLLAGLAYCSHLPERIRPGTFDFIGHSHQIFHVMGAIASYLQIKATMSDSAARKSFILKHDQTIPSSQWLFALTAFLSVVNVAIIVYFGVQMYLYSLHADHKDNLQLVDQLVDGDSDLENEDDDDEDDDNSNIKQKKSL from the exons ATGTTTGAAAATCGTGGCAGAATG aAATGTCGTAGGgcgaaaatcgaaaaaaacatGTTCGGTTTTCCGCGTTCGCTCTACCGGACCGACCAAGTGCCGAGCGTGTGCCGCGAGTTGTTCATCAATTCCGGCTACCGTAGTCCGCACAGTTCGATCAAACAATGCGTGATGAGCTTGTTCGAGGTGACCAACGAAACGGTGAACATCTGGACGCACATTTTACCGGCTTTTTACTTCACGTGGAAGATCGTCAAGTGCTGGCAGTCGTACGATTTCGTCGACGACCCGTACGCGACGCCGCTGTTCATCTTACTGCTGTCGTGTTGGGGATACCTGATGGCCAGTTCGTTCGCGCACATATTCAGCGCCATGTCCGTTTTGTCGCGTCACGTTTGTTTTTTCATGGATTACGCGTCGTTGAGTTTGTACAGTTTCGGCTCGGCGGTCGCGTATCGCACGTACTGTCTACCGGACGGCGCGTACGTTGCGAACTACGGCAACTATTACCTATACGCGGCCGTATGTAACGCCATTCTGTGTACGGTGTTTTCGTGTTTATCGCGCTATCTCAAATTGTCGCCGCTGTTGACCACGTGTCGCATGATGTCGTTTTTGTTCCCGTACATTTACGACAACATCCCCATCATCTACCGCTTGGCTTTCTGTCACGGCGAAGATCTCGGCTGCCAAAGCGACGGCTTACGACTCCACTTCGGCCAGTACTTTTTTTCGTTACTGGCCGGCTTGGCTTACTGTTCGCATTTACCCGAGCGGATTCGACCGGGTACTTTCGATTTCATCGGACACAGTCATCAGATATTTCACGTTATGGGCGCGATCGCCAGCTATCTGCAGATTAAAGCGACCATGAGCGATTCGGCCGCTCGGAAGTCTTTCATTTTAAAACACGATCAAACGATTCCATCCAGTCAGTGGTTGTTTGCCTTGACGGCGTTCTTATCCGTCGTCAACGTCGCGATCATCGTCTACTTCGGGGTGCAAATGTACCTTTACAGTTTGCACGCCGACCACAAAGATAACCTACAACTAGTCGATCAGCTCGTCGACGGAGATAGCGATTTGGAAAATGAAGACGATGATGACgaagatgatgataattcCAACATAAAGCAAAAGAAAAGTCtgtga